A stretch of Lactiplantibacillus brownii DNA encodes these proteins:
- a CDS encoding proline iminopeptidase-family hydrolase encodes MRNITRILTLKNGYHIWTHTNNLGGKTKLLCLHGGPGDTHEVFERFGPELADLDIEVTMYDQLGSWYSDTPDWDDPAIKATYLTEDYYLSEVDEVRQLLGYDHFFLAGHSWGGMLAMTYAAQHQEQLAGLIIISMIDNIPDYVTHIKAIRAAEFSPAENAFMAAIERRGQWSNPHYRQLIAHLYHGYVNRRQPAMMSHTVDIQAKPVYNHFQGDNEFVVEGDLDHWDFSEQLKTIQVPTLLSFADHETMPLTTAKRMQHNMPNAQLVVTSDSGHNHMVDNPVVFFTNLKNYFLDLRHGTFNQTKEN; translated from the coding sequence ATGCGAAATATCACGCGAATTTTAACACTAAAAAATGGCTATCATATCTGGACACATACAAATAATCTAGGCGGCAAAACTAAATTGCTCTGTCTTCACGGCGGCCCAGGTGATACTCACGAAGTTTTTGAACGCTTTGGCCCGGAGCTGGCAGACCTCGACATTGAAGTGACGATGTATGACCAACTTGGTTCTTGGTATTCGGATACGCCTGACTGGGATGACCCAGCGATTAAAGCGACGTATTTGACTGAAGACTATTATCTGAGTGAAGTCGACGAGGTTCGACAGCTACTCGGCTACGATCATTTCTTTTTAGCGGGGCATTCTTGGGGTGGTATGCTCGCCATGACCTACGCTGCGCAACATCAGGAACAACTCGCAGGTCTCATTATCATCAGTATGATCGATAATATTCCGGATTACGTGACCCACATCAAAGCGATTCGTGCCGCCGAATTCTCACCGGCAGAAAATGCCTTCATGGCGGCTATTGAACGCCGAGGGCAGTGGTCAAATCCACATTATCGGCAGTTGATTGCTCACTTGTATCACGGTTATGTCAATCGTCGCCAACCAGCGATGATGTCTCATACGGTCGATATTCAGGCCAAACCCGTCTACAACCATTTTCAAGGCGACAATGAATTTGTGGTTGAAGGTGACCTCGATCACTGGGACTTCTCTGAGCAATTAAAAACCATTCAGGTCCCCACGTTGTTGTCGTTTGCAGATCACGAAACGATGCCGCTGACAACGGCTAAACGCATGCAACACAACATGCCAAATGCGCAACTGGTCGTGACCTCGGATAGCGGTCATAACCACATGGTCGATAATCCAGTAGTCTTTTTTACTAACCTAAAAAATTACTTTTTAGATTTACGCCATGGCACCTTCAATCAAACTAAGGAGAACTAG
- a CDS encoding APC family permease, whose amino-acid sequence MATNQIHNDQNAKLSDFGYKQELDRTLSVKDLVVYGLIFMVPIAPMGIYGSVISASRGMIALTYAIGMVAMFFTALSYGQLSRAFPIAGSVYAYAKLGINQTIGFLSGWMIILDYIFVPALLYIISANSLKSLLPTVPTWIWLVIFITINTLINVRGIEFTAIANRIFLIGELIVLAFFVIMGVYGLMHGVGNGFTLKPFYDAKQFNLNFVMTATSVAVLSFLGFDGISTLAEETTGGNKTVGQGIMWSLMIVGILFILQTYLAALIVPNWHSFSDLDTAFYVVAGKVGGPFLMYLTTIATILSWGFANALAAQAAISRILFGMSRDHNLPKVLAKVHPKYKTPYVSTILVSVISLLVGLAFMNNSGVLSEIVNCGALTAFLVIHVAVINHFLIKERSHDYWHHLIVPIIGFAVILFVMLNLNLLAKEIGGTWLVIGLIYYSILRLTQRNTEMTL is encoded by the coding sequence ATGGCAACTAATCAGATTCACAATGATCAAAATGCCAAACTTAGCGATTTTGGTTATAAACAGGAGCTCGACCGAACGTTATCGGTCAAAGACTTAGTGGTGTACGGCTTGATCTTCATGGTGCCGATTGCTCCGATGGGAATTTATGGATCCGTCATTTCCGCGTCACGCGGCATGATTGCGCTCACTTACGCCATTGGGATGGTCGCTATGTTTTTTACTGCTTTGAGCTACGGTCAACTGTCACGTGCGTTCCCAATTGCCGGTTCAGTGTATGCTTATGCCAAACTTGGCATTAATCAAACTATCGGTTTCTTATCCGGTTGGATGATTATTTTGGACTACATTTTCGTCCCAGCGTTGCTCTATATCATTTCGGCCAATTCGCTCAAATCATTATTACCGACCGTCCCTACTTGGATCTGGTTAGTCATCTTCATCACGATCAATACCTTGATCAATGTCCGAGGCATTGAATTTACCGCCATTGCTAATCGAATCTTCTTGATTGGGGAATTAATTGTGCTCGCCTTCTTTGTCATCATGGGCGTCTACGGTTTAATGCACGGCGTGGGTAACGGCTTTACTTTGAAACCATTTTACGATGCCAAACAGTTCAATCTTAACTTTGTCATGACCGCAACTTCCGTGGCCGTCTTGAGTTTTCTAGGCTTTGACGGCATTAGCACCCTCGCTGAAGAAACCACTGGCGGCAACAAGACGGTGGGTCAAGGGATCATGTGGTCACTCATGATTGTCGGGATACTCTTTATCTTGCAAACTTATCTGGCCGCCTTAATTGTCCCTAATTGGCACTCATTTAGTGATTTAGATACAGCCTTTTACGTCGTGGCCGGTAAAGTCGGTGGCCCCTTTTTGATGTATTTGACCACCATTGCCACGATCCTTTCCTGGGGATTTGCCAACGCCTTAGCCGCTCAGGCCGCAATTTCAAGAATTCTCTTCGGCATGTCACGTGACCATAATTTGCCTAAAGTTTTAGCTAAAGTTCATCCTAAATATAAAACACCCTATGTCAGCACGATTCTGGTCTCAGTGATTTCCTTGCTCGTTGGCCTAGCCTTTATGAACAACAGTGGCGTTCTTTCTGAAATTGTGAATTGTGGTGCCCTGACGGCTTTTTTAGTCATCCATGTCGCCGTCATCAATCATTTTCTAATCAAAGAACGGTCCCACGATTATTGGCATCACCTGATTGTTCCCATTATCGGCTTTGCCGTCATCCTATTTGTCATGTTGAACTTAAACTTGCTTGCGAAAGAAATTGGGGGCACTTGGCTAGTTATTGGGCTCATTTACTATAGTATTTTGCGATTGACACAGCGAAATACGGAAATGACTTTATAG
- a CDS encoding type II toxin-antitoxin system Phd/YefM family antitoxin — MQETFTPTSARKDLYQILKHVALDHQPVTIQQKDENLDTVILSKSDYDALQETLTLASDGTLAKVAERQHDASGVTAIDDLDWNKL; from the coding sequence ATGCAAGAAACCTTTACACCCACTAGTGCACGTAAAGATCTATACCAAATTTTAAAGCATGTCGCACTTGACCATCAACCTGTCACGATTCAGCAAAAGGACGAAAATCTGGATACCGTCATTCTCAGTAAAAGTGATTATGACGCACTCCAAGAAACCCTAACACTCGCAAGTGATGGGACTCTCGCCAAAGTTGCTGAACGTCAACACGATGCCTCAGGCGTAACCGCTATCGATGACCTTGACTGGAATAAACTGTAA
- a CDS encoding Txe/YoeB family addiction module toxin → MYTVVIKNSAKADLKMGKESQLVTNFLTIIAQLKQDPYFPNQSLEKLTPPASGLYSRRLNIHHRVVYTIDHKTKTVVIYSAWNHYA, encoded by the coding sequence ATGTATACCGTTGTGATTAAAAACTCAGCAAAAGCTGATCTAAAAATGGGTAAAGAATCTCAGCTGGTGACCAACTTTCTCACGATCATTGCACAACTCAAACAAGATCCTTATTTTCCTAACCAAAGTTTAGAAAAGTTGACACCACCGGCCTCAGGTCTATATTCACGCCGCTTAAACATTCACCATCGAGTCGTTTACACTATTGATCACAAAACTAAAACCGTTGTGATTTATTCTGCTTGGAATCACTACGCTTAA
- a CDS encoding EAL domain-containing protein, translated as MKPIYRYFVQPQINTDTKSIFGYELLMKQWTPEGWRLPESFSAIDPQIIADLLVESTRVLSLKVRYCSVNVSREQLMTTSIAAAIIKSQEQLYPTKLTVELTEEDGPQKYTVAELLPQLKTFLNRGMQLSLDDVGTGDNYFNEIQDLLPLVSEVKFALQNFNKQFKDPNIQKKIHFWHAISREYGLRMVLEGIEDHEDNQLSKQLGIKLKQGYYFSRPQLLKLPQDAQLA; from the coding sequence TTGAAGCCAATTTATCGTTATTTCGTACAACCACAAATTAATACTGATACTAAGTCAATCTTTGGGTATGAATTACTGATGAAGCAATGGACACCGGAGGGCTGGCGCTTACCGGAATCATTCTCGGCAATTGATCCACAAATTATTGCGGATCTTTTAGTAGAATCCACGCGGGTACTTTCGTTGAAAGTGCGCTATTGTTCGGTTAACGTCAGCCGTGAACAGCTGATGACGACTTCCATTGCGGCGGCAATTATTAAGAGCCAAGAACAACTTTATCCAACTAAGCTGACTGTTGAGCTAACTGAAGAGGACGGACCACAAAAGTATACGGTTGCTGAATTATTGCCGCAGCTAAAAACGTTCCTCAATCGCGGCATGCAGCTTTCACTGGATGATGTCGGCACTGGCGATAATTATTTTAATGAAATCCAAGACTTATTGCCATTAGTTTCAGAAGTGAAATTTGCGTTGCAAAACTTTAACAAGCAATTTAAAGATCCGAATATTCAAAAGAAAATTCATTTCTGGCATGCGATTAGCCGCGAGTATGGTTTGCGGATGGTGCTAGAAGGTATTGAGGATCATGAAGACAACCAATTGAGCAAGCAATTAGGAATTAAGCTCAAGCAAGGTTACTATTTCAGTCGACCACAATTATTGAAATTACCACAAGATGCACAATTAGCATAA
- a CDS encoding FAD-dependent oxidoreductase — MKVVVIGCTHAGIAAVTQILKNYPQADITVFERQAQISYLSCATYLHIKGTVETLSDALYAEPTDFVKQGVHMQMQHDVIRVDAKDHTILVQNLTTKAMTTVSYDKLIMATGSVTAIPAITGIENPKVMLCKTYDQAHDLCQNTANVKRILIVGGGYVGVELAEGYADSGHQVLLIQQPSHLLNAYVEPELSEAIAKVIRDHGVQVVTNTTVTAFKETDTGSLLVKTDDQDYEVDMAAISAGIIPQTDLLQGKVRMTRNGAIETDDYMQTSDPDILAAGDCALVHFNPTGTMVYAPLASHAVRQGALAGLNVFKRRVRSIGTQVSTGMYIFKHTVACTGLTYAAAKAAKFAAAKVSYTAPYRPDFMPDAYPVTVELIYDRNNRKILGAQLMSKHDVSQSANVISSQIQNDSTIDQLAFLDMLFSPNFNNPFDYLNIVAQKAVAQEDGYLRT, encoded by the coding sequence ATGAAAGTTGTTGTGATTGGATGCACCCATGCGGGTATCGCAGCGGTAACGCAAATTTTAAAAAATTATCCCCAAGCAGATATTACCGTGTTTGAACGTCAAGCACAGATTTCCTACCTGTCATGTGCGACCTACTTACATATCAAAGGAACCGTCGAGACACTTTCAGATGCATTATACGCCGAACCGACCGACTTTGTGAAGCAAGGTGTTCATATGCAGATGCAACATGATGTGATTCGCGTCGATGCTAAGGACCATACGATTCTCGTTCAGAATTTAACGACGAAAGCTATGACGACGGTGAGCTACGACAAGCTCATCATGGCAACCGGCTCCGTGACGGCGATTCCGGCCATCACCGGGATTGAGAATCCTAAGGTCATGTTATGTAAGACTTACGACCAGGCTCACGATCTCTGTCAAAATACAGCCAATGTTAAACGGATTTTAATTGTTGGTGGTGGCTATGTCGGTGTCGAGCTTGCGGAAGGCTATGCGGATTCTGGGCATCAAGTTTTATTGATTCAGCAGCCTAGCCATTTGCTCAATGCCTATGTGGAACCTGAACTTTCGGAAGCGATTGCCAAAGTCATTCGCGACCATGGCGTTCAAGTTGTCACGAATACAACGGTGACGGCCTTTAAGGAAACCGACACGGGCAGCCTTCTTGTCAAAACGGATGATCAAGATTATGAAGTTGATATGGCCGCCATTAGCGCGGGGATTATCCCCCAAACGGACCTTTTGCAAGGTAAGGTGCGGATGACGCGCAACGGGGCAATTGAAACGGATGACTACATGCAAACTTCGGACCCCGATATTTTGGCCGCTGGTGACTGTGCGCTCGTTCATTTCAATCCTACCGGCACAATGGTCTATGCGCCCCTCGCTTCGCACGCCGTTCGTCAAGGCGCACTGGCTGGCCTAAACGTTTTCAAACGACGCGTTCGGTCAATTGGCACGCAGGTTTCTACTGGGATGTATATTTTCAAACACACCGTTGCTTGTACCGGATTAACGTATGCAGCGGCTAAAGCGGCCAAATTTGCGGCTGCCAAAGTCAGCTATACCGCGCCCTATCGGCCAGATTTCATGCCGGATGCTTATCCGGTGACCGTTGAATTAATTTACGATCGCAATAATCGCAAGATTTTAGGCGCCCAGCTGATGAGTAAACACGACGTTTCACAGTCGGCCAATGTGATCTCATCGCAAATTCAAAATGATAGTACGATTGATCAGCTGGCCTTTTTGGACATGCTATTTTCGCCCAATTTCAATAATCCATTCGATTATCTGAACATCGTGGCACAAAAAGCGGTTGCTCAAGAAGACGGCTATCTACGGACTTAA
- a CDS encoding Dyp-type peroxidase gives MPITPSHAQDVWKDVGEHVQFTVLALDRHNLDHTRAVFQEFADRSQAIIRSLRIRDAKPETGTQLKVSIGLSNTAWETLFPGAPKPKELTTYTTLTGDHYQMPATSGDLFFHIRASNEAIVYECQTQFRRVLDEVTTVIDETKGFRYFEGRAIIGFIDGTEAPAVEDAADYALVGDEDRQFENGSYAFAQKWQHNMPVWDHMKTEEQEKAVGREKFSDFELADKDKFKNAHNVASKLDINGVEQKIVRMNVPFSDPAAGNTGTYFIGYARHWTVTKGMLQNMLEQDDFLLSFSTILSGQIFFIPSRDLLAKIAADDFH, from the coding sequence ATGCCAATCACACCTAGTCACGCTCAAGATGTCTGGAAGGATGTCGGCGAACATGTTCAATTCACCGTTTTAGCTTTGGACCGCCATAACCTTGATCACACCCGGGCCGTTTTCCAAGAATTTGCGGATCGTTCGCAAGCCATTATTCGCTCGTTACGCATTCGCGACGCCAAACCTGAAACTGGCACCCAACTCAAAGTAAGTATTGGTCTCAGTAACACTGCTTGGGAAACACTCTTTCCTGGCGCACCCAAACCCAAAGAACTGACAACTTACACCACCTTAACTGGGGACCACTACCAGATGCCCGCAACTTCCGGTGACCTTTTCTTTCATATAAGAGCCAGTAATGAGGCTATCGTCTACGAATGTCAAACTCAGTTTCGGCGAGTTTTAGACGAAGTCACCACCGTCATTGATGAAACCAAAGGCTTCCGCTATTTCGAAGGCCGGGCGATCATTGGCTTTATTGACGGTACCGAAGCCCCGGCCGTTGAAGACGCCGCCGATTACGCTCTCGTTGGGGATGAAGACCGACAATTTGAAAATGGGTCCTACGCTTTTGCACAAAAATGGCAACATAATATGCCTGTTTGGGATCACATGAAAACAGAAGAACAAGAAAAAGCCGTTGGCCGTGAGAAGTTCAGTGATTTTGAACTAGCTGACAAAGATAAATTTAAGAACGCGCATAATGTCGCTTCAAAACTAGACATCAACGGCGTTGAACAAAAAATTGTTCGCATGAACGTGCCGTTTTCTGATCCAGCAGCTGGCAACACCGGGACTTATTTCATTGGCTATGCCCGCCACTGGACCGTTACTAAAGGGATGCTCCAAAACATGCTTGAACAGGATGATTTTCTGCTCAGCTTCTCGACGATTCTTTCAGGACAAATCTTCTTCATTCCATCTCGTGATTTACTGGCTAAAATTGCTGCGGATGATTTTCATTAG
- a CDS encoding Y-family DNA polymerase has protein sequence MTTPLDDPTRLPVHDIMCIDCKSFFASTEAIRHGEYPLAAKIVVLSRSESQGGLILAASPDTKRDYGVKLGTRQYEIKLDMDIQLVEPHMADYIHLNYRISKIIQQFTDEQHTFIYSIDELLADFTHSHALFGTNDEIAFKVQQRIFQETGIITTVGMGPNPLMAKLALDNAAKESAPWRAYWGYEDVESKLWRIGSLTDFWSIGSRTAKKLENLGIHSIYDLAHSNRKKLKQNFGVLGDALYFHSWGIDYTDLTKRYVPRADNRGYGNNQVLMHDYTNQIEIETVLFEIADQVATRLRKHNVLGEIIGISVGFSEPDSQGHSGWSTQTKIDPTNETNDLIRTVKYLFENRWQGNALRNLGVRVNRISQPTSFQTSLFEDVKHHDANLRLENTIDQIRSRYGYKALVRGYSKTNAGTAIDRSTLVGGHQA, from the coding sequence ATGACAACGCCTTTGGATGACCCAACCAGGTTACCAGTACATGATATTATGTGTATTGACTGTAAGAGCTTTTTTGCCAGTACTGAAGCAATTCGTCACGGAGAATATCCGCTTGCAGCCAAAATTGTAGTTCTATCGCGATCTGAATCACAAGGTGGTCTAATTTTGGCCGCTTCTCCGGACACCAAGCGCGATTATGGTGTAAAGCTGGGAACACGTCAATATGAAATTAAGCTTGACATGGATATTCAACTCGTAGAGCCACATATGGCGGATTATATTCATTTAAACTATCGAATTAGTAAAATTATCCAGCAGTTTACTGATGAACAGCATACTTTTATTTACTCGATTGATGAATTGTTGGCTGATTTTACGCATAGCCATGCACTCTTTGGCACTAACGACGAGATTGCGTTTAAGGTGCAGCAAAGGATTTTTCAAGAAACTGGAATTATAACCACCGTTGGTATGGGGCCTAATCCATTGATGGCTAAACTAGCTTTGGATAATGCTGCTAAGGAAAGCGCACCGTGGCGCGCTTATTGGGGGTATGAAGATGTTGAAAGCAAGCTCTGGCGGATTGGATCGTTAACCGACTTTTGGTCCATTGGTTCCAGAACAGCAAAAAAACTTGAAAATCTAGGAATTCACTCTATTTATGATTTAGCTCACAGTAATCGGAAAAAGTTAAAGCAAAACTTCGGAGTTTTAGGTGATGCACTCTACTTTCACAGCTGGGGTATTGATTATACTGATTTAACCAAACGCTATGTACCACGAGCTGATAATCGTGGCTATGGTAATAATCAGGTCTTAATGCATGATTACACTAATCAAATAGAAATTGAAACAGTGTTATTTGAAATCGCTGATCAAGTAGCAACTCGCCTAAGAAAGCACAACGTATTAGGTGAAATAATTGGCATTTCGGTTGGCTTTTCTGAACCAGATAGTCAAGGACACAGTGGCTGGTCAACCCAGACCAAGATCGATCCTACTAACGAAACAAACGATTTGATTAGGACAGTTAAATATTTATTTGAGAATCGTTGGCAAGGTAATGCATTACGCAATTTGGGTGTCCGGGTAAATCGAATTAGTCAGCCCACATCTTTTCAAACATCCTTATTCGAAGATGTTAAGCATCATGATGCTAATCTGCGCTTAGAAAATACGATTGACCAGATACGATCTAGGTATGGCTATAAAGCGCTTGTTAGAGGTTATAGTAAGACAAATGCGGGAACCGCAATTGACCGTTCAACACTTGTTGGGGGTCATCAAGCCTGA
- a CDS encoding nuclear transport factor 2 family protein, which yields MTNKQRALDYMNAVFTEKDMDKVETFFGNDWTQHNPSVKNGIQALRDVLTDNEMNWEPSIVMEEDDIVAVHGRYTNFFGKTVIAVDFFRFDDDGKINEHWDVLQEEVPAEKTASGNAMFPIRASH from the coding sequence ATGACAAACAAACAACGTGCTCTTGATTATATGAATGCTGTGTTCACCGAAAAGGATATGGATAAGGTTGAAACCTTCTTCGGCAATGACTGGACTCAACATAATCCTTCTGTAAAGAATGGTATTCAAGCTTTACGTGACGTCTTAACTGACAATGAAATGAATTGGGAACCTAGTATCGTGATGGAAGAAGACGACATTGTTGCTGTGCACGGAAGATATACAAACTTCTTTGGCAAAACAGTGATTGCTGTTGATTTCTTTAGATTCGATGACGATGGAAAGATCAATGAACATTGGGATGTTCTACAAGAAGAAGTTCCAGCTGAAAAAACTGCAAGTGGAAATGCGATGTTCCCAATTAGAGCAAGTCATTAG
- a CDS encoding Rrf2 family transcriptional regulator → MKYSYKVSDAIHILAYVSIVPAGNLSSNTIAESIESNSSVVRRLMSNLKNAGLLASTVGAAKPRLAKPASEITLLDVFKAVETNHDILHVDPHTNMDCPIGANIQKTLNDAYDRIQSATEKEMQKITVQEIIDGIQKRRQQDIS, encoded by the coding sequence ATGAAGTATTCATATAAGGTCAGTGACGCAATCCATATCTTAGCCTATGTAAGTATTGTTCCTGCCGGAAATCTTAGTAGCAATACTATTGCTGAAAGTATTGAGTCCAATTCAAGTGTCGTAAGACGTTTAATGTCTAACTTAAAAAATGCCGGTCTACTGGCCAGCACGGTAGGTGCCGCAAAGCCACGGTTGGCGAAACCAGCTTCTGAAATTACATTGTTAGATGTTTTTAAAGCCGTTGAAACTAATCATGATATTCTTCATGTAGATCCTCATACTAATATGGACTGCCCAATTGGTGCTAACATCCAGAAAACATTAAATGACGCTTACGATCGAATTCAAAGCGCCACTGAAAAAGAAATGCAAAAAATTACGGTTCAAGAAATTATTGATGGTATTCAAAAGCGCCGTCAACAAGACATCTCATAA
- a CDS encoding nuclear transport factor 2 family protein produces the protein MTTATKTLKTFLDSINSMDIEKVQAMFADNVTQFVPFAPAGTPDKISGKEKVSQTFGSLPMMFKNMDYSNIEIVETNEDNFAIGFAHADATLVNDMPYDQNYVFYVKTNDAGLIEEYREYMNPVKLNEAISQLSTK, from the coding sequence ATGACTACAGCTACTAAAACATTAAAAACATTCCTAGATTCAATCAATTCAATGGACATCGAAAAGGTTCAAGCCATGTTTGCAGATAACGTGACACAATTCGTACCGTTTGCACCTGCAGGCACTCCAGACAAGATTTCTGGTAAAGAGAAAGTATCTCAAACCTTTGGTAGCCTACCTATGATGTTTAAGAACATGGACTACAGCAATATTGAGATTGTCGAAACAAATGAGGATAACTTTGCTATTGGCTTTGCCCACGCCGACGCAACTCTGGTTAATGATATGCCTTACGATCAAAATTACGTTTTCTATGTAAAGACTAATGATGCTGGCCTAATTGAAGAATATCGTGAATATATGAATCCTGTTAAATTGAACGAAGCCATTTCACAATTATCAACAAAATAA
- a CDS encoding SDR family oxidoreductase → MKYAISAATGHLGQGVIRQLQKLVPDTEIVAIVRNSEKAKQLLPTNIEVRQADYTDQSAMEKALTSIDRLLFISSVPNGDTPRQSQHANVIKAAENAGVQYVAYTSFAKADTATSPLSADHVATEKMIKESGLSYSFLRNAWYLENESAYFKAALAGQNAVYAAGNGKISYALEREYAEAAADVLVTKNPKRVYEFGGQPATYQDLQDALRKATNNSFSFKSVSDDEYYQGLIDAGMDQQFANVLLSMQIMMRENELNVNSNDLPDVLGHPVASLAEAVQEVINGLK, encoded by the coding sequence ATGAAATATGCTATTTCAGCAGCTACTGGTCACTTAGGTCAAGGTGTTATTCGACAGCTACAAAAATTAGTACCTGATACAGAAATCGTTGCTATCGTACGAAATAGTGAAAAAGCTAAGCAACTTTTACCAACCAACATTGAAGTACGCCAGGCCGATTATACAGACCAATCGGCCATGGAAAAAGCATTAACGAGTATTGATCGCTTACTCTTTATTTCTTCAGTGCCGAATGGCGATACTCCACGACAAAGTCAGCATGCCAATGTTATCAAAGCCGCCGAAAACGCGGGCGTTCAATATGTGGCTTATACAAGCTTCGCTAAAGCGGACACAGCGACCTCACCACTATCGGCAGATCATGTCGCAACTGAAAAAATGATAAAAGAAAGCGGTTTGTCTTACTCGTTCCTGCGCAATGCTTGGTATTTGGAGAATGAGTCTGCGTACTTCAAAGCAGCACTAGCTGGTCAGAACGCTGTCTATGCTGCTGGAAATGGAAAGATTAGCTATGCACTTGAACGTGAATATGCAGAAGCTGCAGCTGACGTTTTAGTCACTAAAAATCCAAAAAGAGTCTATGAATTTGGTGGCCAACCAGCCACGTATCAAGATTTACAGGATGCTTTACGCAAGGCTACTAATAATTCATTCAGCTTTAAATCAGTATCAGATGATGAATACTATCAGGGTTTGATTGACGCTGGTATGGACCAGCAATTTGCCAATGTATTGTTATCCATGCAAATTATGATGCGTGAGAACGAATTAAACGTTAACTCAAATGATCTACCAGATGTATTGGGCCATCCAGTAGCATCACTTGCAGAGGCCGTTCAAGAAGTCATTAATGGACTAAAATAG
- a CDS encoding winged helix-turn-helix transcriptional regulator, translating into METIMENCDTKFALEIIQGKWCLRIIWELIKDESIRFNELQRRVTGISPIALSNELKRLQKLGIIVRQQYDSVPPQVEYRLTTIGRHLDQALFALGDWGHEVREEHS; encoded by the coding sequence ATGGAGACTATTATGGAAAATTGTGATACTAAATTTGCTTTGGAAATCATCCAAGGAAAATGGTGCCTGCGTATTATTTGGGAACTCATAAAAGATGAGTCAATTAGATTTAATGAGCTGCAGCGACGTGTAACTGGTATCTCACCAATTGCGCTTTCAAATGAGCTGAAACGCCTGCAAAAACTAGGTATAATTGTGCGACAACAGTATGATTCAGTACCACCACAAGTTGAATACCGGTTAACAACTATTGGGCGTCATTTAGATCAAGCATTATTTGCTCTGGGTGATTGGGGGCACGAAGTTCGTGAGGAACATTCATGA
- a CDS encoding nuclear transport factor 2 family protein, producing the protein MSQATKTLEKFLNSISKMDIESVQNRFANNVTQFVPFAPAGTPDKIEGKEAVASTFGSLPQMFKNMDYSNVEIIETNDDNFAIGFAHADATLVNDTPYDQNYVFYVRTNSDGLISEYREYMNPVKLGEAIAQLTK; encoded by the coding sequence ATGTCACAAGCAACTAAAACCTTAGAAAAATTCTTAAACTCAATTTCAAAGATGGATATCGAAAGCGTCCAAAACAGGTTCGCTAATAATGTTACTCAATTTGTTCCATTTGCTCCAGCTGGGACACCTGATAAAATCGAGGGTAAGGAAGCTGTTGCTAGCACTTTCGGTAGCTTACCACAAATGTTTAAGAACATGGACTACAGCAATGTTGAAATTATCGAAACAAATGATGATAATTTTGCAATTGGTTTTGCTCATGCAGATGCTACCCTAGTTAACGATACGCCATATGATCAAAACTATGTTTTCTATGTCCGTACAAATAGTGATGGTTTAATTAGTGAATACCGCGAATATATGAACCCGGTTAAACTGGGAGAAGCTATTGCTCAATTAACCAAGTAA